The Lasioglossum baleicum chromosome 12, iyLasBale1, whole genome shotgun sequence genome segment ccggtattctttcggtttttccaatgcttaggttgttccaaatgaaaaaggaactacaggccacttaatgttccgtcgtaaaaccctccgcgcgaaggaacaagcgcgagtccgaattcacaggcgaggccgtcataaaacattcagctaaagaccttccagatgtacctcccaacaaagtgatttttagccagccgaaagaagcacagccgatgtagccagatgtatttggaccttttataccgttaaagtACTAAACAttataccgtagctacctgcaaccgaacatactccttggtttcaaattcttgctttagtttattaaaaggaagtagactcgttttcaggattgcaagggtgcgggattcgcctcttattctcatctctcgataataatacaaacacggggtttttcactagtcaaaaacgctagataaaagatcgatctaggacactatctgcctcaaaagttctattttttcgtttacgaggcgtaattggcattattcggcagcatgtagctatgaaaatagcttgtatgcttccgaataatgcaaattacggtgacgactaatgccaatttcgcctcgtaaacggaaaataggacttttgaggcagatagtgtcctagatcgatcttttatctagcgtttttaactagtgaaaaaccccgtgtttgtattattatcgagagatgagaagagacgaatcccgcacccttgcaatcctggaaaaaggctatactggaactgcaattactcgaattaatattcggacgttctaaaaaagacgagaacttttttaatattgtactaaacgatttgaacttttttggggagctacagcaattagtttactacaggatgtgaaaagaaattttttcataaattgcaattgatcggaattgtatgaaaaaatactaagagttgcattttacaacttttttatgtgggcccatattgaaaaattgaaaaatacgctttgtagatctgtgtcgactaaacatattttgaaaatttcgtcaaaatcggttgacgttgcaatgagctacaaacgtttaaagatggtaaaaatcgcagattttcagcctacatcgaagaattacatctttcaaggcctgtcgttttttctcgcatcaaccgatttcgatgaaactttcacagtgcacattatttccgcaggcctacaaaacgtactttttaaattttcaatataggcccgcgcgaaaaagttgtaaaatgtaacttttagtattttctctgcaattccgaccaaatgcattttttgaaaaaatttcttttcacatcctgcagtaaactaattgttccagctcccccaaaaaattcaaatcgtatagtacaatattaaaaaagttatcatcttctttagatcgtccgaatattaattcgcgtaactgtacgtattaggggataattaatgtattactggtttattgatttatgtgtaggtttactcttaatgtaactgtaaagaaaattacggcgaggggggaagaacgtaacattcaatttgtacatatagtttccatctctcttgcgatcaatgcagacaatttttattttgcacaaagatccgcagtctaggaaaaataatatagatataatagaaataaataaaatttaatatttttttatatcgggtttattatttcgttttcattcagaatcggtatttggaattgtcggtaaaaaggaagactgctacatatttgtacaatatgtagaaattcatttcaccgacattaccaacattactgacataacctcaccgacggtgctgccctgtataacggcatccgccgctccacgcagactccacgagctgccttccatttggacggaagaagctgccctctagatgctgtgacggcggtgGACGGCGGACTTTGTTACATCTATGCGCATTTCTGGAAGCCCAGGTGGCAtgaactccacactctttctagatgtactccaaccgttgctccgagcagccaataagcggcgtctggaaccgtactgccctccaaattcactccacgctctggactgtccctggcagttccaaactgtgctatcagggtatattcgtttttctttcaCCGAAAAGATTCTACTTTGAACTTCTTGCGTACTTGCGCGAACCTGATACAAAATTGCTACATATTTCAGCTTTGTTTTCGAATTGTTTATGAGCGATCAAAAATGATTGACTCGTCAATAAGAGATCGATGAGTGCTGGTCCGTTTCCAACGCTAATTTCGTGCAACTGCAatataatatttgaatattgtCGATGATTATTTCCATAACTATTTCTATAATCAAGAGTTCATTCTTATTGAAATGTTTAATGAAATGCATATTTTGTTCACTTTCTATTGTACGTATCTTTTAAAACATTTAAATTGCGTGTATATATAAGTAATAAATGCTATATATTTGAAATTGGTTCTTGCATTTTCATGAAAATAACTGCAAACCAATCATAGAGAGATCTCACTGCGGTTAATGATTCTTAGGTTATCAGAGTGGGGCTAACAATTATTTTGGTCGTcataatagagagagagagattctgaAAGCTGGAAAGTATATATATGCGCTGTTTTTATCACAATAGTAAATAACAACAGAACAAAAATAAACATATCACCAAGTGCATACGATACCTATCTACCGAAAGTACTCGAATAACATGTATGAAATACTTATCCATATTAATAATCATCGATGATCAAACACAAAATAACCCCTTtggaaaacaaaaattgtatttccataAAAGGGGTCAACACATGTATACTTATGTCACAAAACAGCAGTAAacaaatgtatatgtataccttttatcattttctttaaaatGAATTGTTTGCAATGGAAAATACGATATTTgatctcgataaaaattaatattgaaggAAACTAGGACAAACATTTTCATAACATTCAAGTAAGTATTGGCACATAATTTATGACAGTAATTATTAAACtctgaattttatgcatttataacaaaaatgaacaagtgcaatttaaaacagtgaaaatattaaaagactttgaaagagtattaatatattattttcaccacattaaaattattaatcaagaatataattttatacttAGCTtctatgtcttgcaattgatgcacaaacttgttattttgcataaacatacaGAGAAAATACAGGCTCGTAAGGTTTTAATATATCTGTTAATCTTGATTTTCAACCAACAGAATTTATAGGATGATGCGGTTGAATTTTAAGACAATATTGCTTATAATAATAGTCGCAGTATTAAGTTCGATACTGACGTCGTGGAACAATTGTGGTAATCCATTCTTTTTGAAAAGCACTGAATGGAAGACAAAATTTCAACATAGAGTAAgtcaattaatattttacttCAATTTGTATTCTACTCCGAATTGTTGCGAACTTTTATTTGAAGGACCGACAAGCTTTAGAAAGTGGCTATCAAGAAATAGATTGTCACATTAACGGTGATTATTCAATTGGATGCCGTAAAGAAGGAGACGAAGTATATATACCATTTTCATTTATCCACAAGTATTTCGAGGTAAATATTATTGTTACAAACTGCTATTGATCACATGATTGatttatttttctaaaattctcCAGATTTATGGAAAGTTAGCAACCTATGATGGTTTAGAGAGGTTCGAGTGGTTGCACAGTTATTCAAAAATTGTTAATCCCAAGGGGAAATATGATCCGAGAGGAGTATTTATGACATTCGAGAATTACAATGTCGAGGTACGAGAAAGAGTAAAATGCATCAGTGGAAACGACGGTGTACCGATATCTACTCAATGGGAAAGCCAGGGATATTATTATCCTACACAAATTGCTCAATTCGGATTGTCTCACTATAGCAAAAACTTGACAGAACCAGAACCACGtagaaaaattattgaagatTCTGATAAAACTAAACGAGAATGGACTATACCTCAGGGATCGATTTTAGCTAGGGTATTCGATAAACATGCTAACAGTCATGTGTTGAAATTTGCTACACCAGAAACTAGCACCTCTGGAATTACTCTGAAGTTAGACCATGTGTTGGACTTTGTATTAAAGTgggattttaatattaaagagaATGGTAGTATCATGGTTACGTTACAAtctagagagagaaaggaaatcTATTATCTTCATTATATTACTAGCAATACAGTACTTCAGACTTACAATAATCATGTGTACTACGGAATTGGTCAGATAACTCATCAGTGGAGACGATATACCAGAGACTTGGTGATCGATCTACAAAAAGGTTTATATTTGAATGACAAGAATAAGAAGAAATTGTCTCGTTCAAAATTAAAGGTAACATACAATAatgcagtggcgcacccaggatgcaatctttgggggggggggcgagttgaacccagccctcggttttgcgtgatgaccttttttttttagccaacatatctgtcgagagctattccgcgattttatttttggaagctaaacatttcttcttggGGGGGGACTTGTCCCCCTGgcccccccctgggtgcgccactgcaaTAATGTACAATAACTGAGGTTCATAAAGATTTAACACTGTCCATTACAGATGATAAAAATAACTTTGTACGGAGCTGGAATGATTGATAATATAACATTGTCCACAAGTGAACATATGGAACAGTTCTATGATGCAGCGAGATGGTTTGTAGCCAATCAGAATATCAGTTCGGGTGGCTGGTCGAATCCTGTTAGGAGAAAGGTGGCCCCTGGAATGGCCACTCTTGAGCCTGGATGGTACTTTATTTTAGTAAATTCATTTCCGTATCGATTACAGCAGGGAGTTCTAACTTGTTCCCCTCCGAGAACCGCAAAGTCCCCATCATTAGTCAAACCTCTTCGGCACGGGAACAGGGACGAAGTTCTACGCCTTCTACGGCAAGGATaaagtctaagagtgggggaagtacCTAAGTGGAATGTTGGAACTCCCTGGATCGCAGAgcaatatttcaatattaacaCATTTTACAATAACTACAGGTACTCTAGCATGGGCCAAGGGCACGCTATCTCCGTGTTAGCGCGAGCATATTATCATTCCAATGAAGAAAAATATCTACAAGCAGCTATTAGAGGTTTACAACCATTTAGATTATCCTCTAACAAAGGAGGAGTAGCTGCTGTATTTTTAGATAAATACGTGTGGTATGAAGAATATCCTACCACGCCCTCTTCTTTTGTACTTAACGGGtttatttattctttaattGGTTTATACGACTTAAAGAGTATAGCGACAGGCAGAGATGCCGAAGAAACATCTCGCCTTTTTAGTCAGGGTATGGCCTCGTTGAAAAGTATATTAACCTTGTACGATACTGGTTCTGGTACCACGTATGATTTACGTCATTTTACATTAAAGACAGCTCCAAATTTAGCTAGATGGGATTACCATTCTACTCATATCAATCAGCTTCTTCTTTTGAATTCAATTGATAATGATTCTATCTTTACTACCACAGCAGAACGATGGATAGGATATATGAATGGTAAAAGAGCAGCgcacaattaattttttatctccGTCGTTCGACTGACTCCTCCATTTATCTATTCATTCttcatttattcattttgtaattCTCAGtctttcttttccatttttgtatcgtacatttttgtaaataacTCCGAACAGTCATGGAATTAAGCGGACCAAAATATATCAATCTATTTGCGTAATATTGTTATACGAAATCTCGGTaaattttctaatgttttttcTGAAAACTTTTACAATAATCgaggaagagaaaaagaaaatcggACAAAATTTCGAGATATGTTGTTTCAAGGTGTACATCCATGTTTTTGTCATTGAGGCGAAGATAAATACATGTTGTTATTCATAAACGCGTTACGTGCTTAATTTAAATCGAAGTTAAACGTTGAAGGTGTTATTTATTTGTTagcaatttaatatatatatatatatacatatatatatatatgtatgaaatGTACTTAAATAGGCCTTGACAAAAAAGAATatgtaaaaacatttaaaattaaGATGAGAATTTATATATTACCTATCGAAGTATAGtatttaaataataacaaacttcgtgttcaatgcTTCCTCAATCCACCTAGTTTTTTCTCtatcaatttatattatattatattatttcttttttaaataatctagaAAATAACTTCACAaatctttatttataaaaattagacCCACACCATCTATCGGTCGAAAATTTTACTAATCAGCTAGACATACAGTGATAGACCATAGACCACTGATATATACTCTTATATCAGTGCCATAGACGCATTATAGTGATTGGTTTATTTCTATGGCCCGTCCAAGTCTGAcagaaaattttacaaaataaaaacaatgagTGGTGGAGTGGTACCTAGCAGATCAACTGTATACATTTCAAATTTACCTTTTTCATTAACAAATAATGACATACACCAACTCTTACAGACTTATGGAAAGATTGTCAAGTAAGTCAGATATTCCTGCatcatttttacatattttcataGTGTATTGAAATGATTCAAGACGATAtatcatataatattatatcgaagaataatattacttttcttcattttctccCTGCATTTCTAACcttttacatttatatttatcaaCAGAGTGACAGTGATGAAAGATAAAATCACACGGCGAAGTCGTGGTGTTGCATTTGTATTGTTTCTCAATTCAGAAGATGCTTTTGCTTGCGCAAAAGGTTTAAATAACACAGAGGTAAGTTATTTTACTGTTTGTATAATATAACAAAGAGGTAAGTTATTTTGCTGTTTATATATTCACATTTTGTTGTAGATTGGGGGTCGTACCATTAAAAGTTCTATTGCTGTTGATAATGGACGTAGTACCGAATTTATTCGTCGAAGAGATTATCCTGATAAATCTCAGTGTTACGAATGTGGAGAAGAAGGACATTTGTCGTACAACTGCAGAAATAATACATTAGGACCAAGGAATCCACCAGTAAAGAAAATTCGAATTAGAAAGAAACATAAAACTAGTAGTAGTCAACAATCGAGTGACTGTAACAAAGATAGTGACaacgaattaatagaagaaaatTGGGAAGATGAAGTAGAAACATTGAGTGCTGCCATTGCACTTGAGGTACACCTTATTTAAACAGTATTTATGTTTGTGACTTTCAGTGAAATTTATTACGACGAATGTATAATGAAAGAAAATGTAATGTTTCAGCAAAAACAGAAAGAATTAGAAAATAGTCAAAGAGCAGGATCTAAGGGATTCGATGACGAATACCGATTAAATAAAAACCCAGGGAAACGATATAAAAAGAATGAGTATTTCAGTGATGAGGAAGACTTCAGTGAGTGAAAAATGTACTTATCACAGTATTTGTGTAAGTGTAAATAGTGTACATATATAAGTGAGTCTAAACAATAAGTGAAAcgaatgtaaatatatatttttaattttataagatATTGTGTGTATATATAGATTTCGAAAAGTAGTTTTTCTGGAAAAGTAGTGTGTCACTACAGCCATGAATGGGAgttaattttaattgtaaaaaatagattaaataaataacaacCGGAAAATGTATGTCGGTAAGTTAGAAATTTACATGAAAATGGTAAGCcatttttttcgagtcgccaaaaaatTTAGCTCAAAATGCAGAATTATTATAATGCAAAATTTTAGCTCAATCCGATTTGACCGATTTTCGGAAGTTTAGCtgaattttatcgaatttctATTTTATCGTGGTACTATTTAGTTAGAGGTTTCATCAAACTGCCGTGAGCCGGCGCCACCAATTAATTTTGCTGTCTGAAAACCACTGATTTGCACCTGTTTACGTAAATATTGGTGTTTCAGAATTCAGAATTGTTCAGAATGAAACTGCATAGAAAACCACAGAAAAGGTTATAAGTACCTCGTCTGTGATAAAACGATTACTCTACTATCATGTAAACCCAACCTTATTGAACAGGTTGATGCGAAATTATACACTGATTTTATTTTGAATCGGTttttgtacgaatactttttacactggtTGTATATGCATTTTCATTAGGTTTTAAcctatgaaatacaataatAGTCTCTTCTGCtatctttattttttaaatttcatattttccatGTTTAAAATGAAACTGTGTAGGATCATATTATCATCGTAAACAGTGAAtcgaattattatattttggTTTGATAAATTGACAATAGTAAACACAAATGCGAAATTCTGCGTCGAATATAAACATTTACACAGAATGTCAGGTTTGGGATTAATAAGCACCTACTCTTCTGATTCCGAGGAAGATGAAGTCATTAAGGACAGCTTTGACGATAAATCCGAGGAGGTTTCTAAGCGGTATGTATTTTGttaattctttaaaattgtttaatatatagtatattttatattatagtcTACCGCTACCTGGAAGCATTGCAACGTGGAAAGGTGTTCCACATCATGAAGAAGTCAACGATGATCCGTCAGAACATGATGGTAGAATAAGAAGTTTCAAACATGAACGTGGTAACTGGGCAACCTTGGTTTATATTCATTGTTagtataataaaacaaaaagatgcataaaaattattcaatgatattGCTAAGGGCATAATACTTTTAAACTTTAGACGAACCCAGTGATGACTTGCTTTCATGGATGCAGTCATTACTGACAGAGTTACCGATGAAATGTAATATATTTTCTGATCAGTTACATATTAGCATAACAAGAAgtctaatattaaaatttcattggaTTGATTCCTTCGTAGAGGaaattaaaaagttatgcgagcAGACCAAACAATTTAGTTTACAACTGTTGAATGTACGTGCGTATTGCAATGAAGATGAAACACGTACATTTCTTGGGATAGAATGTATCGATGACAAAGGGACTTTGGATGATTTCGTTAAAAATCTGAATGTATCCCTTGCTGAATACGAGTTGCCACCTTTTTACGAGGTAAACAAAATCAATCGTCACTTAAATTCACTGGGTTTCCTGCCACCAATTATTTTTGCATACTATCCGTTTTAGTTTGTACCAGATTTTTAATACATAATTGTCGACGATTGAATCATTTAACTCATTTCTGACTACCTTAAAAATGTAGTAAATTGTCTTTTATAGGATTCCTCGTACCATATCAGTTTTCTGTGGTGCCTTGGCAACGAAACAGCAACTTTAAACAATCTCACAGCCTCTTTGACAAATAAGTTAAATCAATATTTGGCTGAATATACAGAAGACAGACATATACATGTAAATAAAGTACACCTTAAAATAGGGAACAAATTGTAtgcatttaatttaaaataatagaaaagtaaattaacacgattatacatatatgataaCAATGTACTTTATTGCTGTTATACAAAGAATAGTATCGTATTATAAATGTGTGTAAAATATTCTGCGTATCCACGTTCAACATGGTACAGGAGAATAATGATAACACTTGTCAGACTTCTAACTCATATAAAAACATAGTATCTCAATAACCAAATTATTTACAGTCGTTTCATTATTTTATACACACGTTTCATCTAATTTGTCTATTGCTTTTACAGGACAAAAGCGCgacttaatatacatatacaatagcgtgcgattgtttaatcagatcataaaatatattaagtacataacaaggAATGTTTAACGAGTCTTTGAATTTTATGTGCTTCATATATACGGGATGCTTCACGCGGAATAGAGTGTGCTATACAGTCTTCCCTCTCATAGTGTGACTTTATACATTAGTAGTTACACACGTTATTAGTGAAGACTGTAATTCGATGTTTACGAGCATACTACACGTTGACTATCATTCGTTTCATTGGATTTCTGGTAAtcgaattattttgattttcgaGAGATTTTGAAGGTGGTGATTTAGCAGTCAGCGTGTTCGTGattattaataaaaagatgCTTATATGAACATTAAGCACAGACtcttgttttattaaataaaaatatgtaatgtGTAACACGTCGTTTCAAGTATCTTGATTAGATAGTTTTAATCCTCTATGAACTCAATATCCATATCTTACAGTTATACGTGAGAAGTTACCTCAAGTCTTGGTCACGATCTGATCACAAAACACGAACTGTTCGACGCTGAGGAAACTTTCACTGCCCTACGAGATTCCATTCGATCCGCTCGTCGACTTCTCTGGTAAACACTTCATGATTGTTGGCTCTATTAATTTCCATACCTCGGCGAGCTAGAACATTTGAAACAATtgaaacaacatttttattttgcataaagatccgctgtctaataattacttACGAACTAGTAAGCTAAGGCTTAATATTTCAGTAAACAAATAGAACATTTAAATATATACGAACTTACCATTCCCTCAGTATTCGACAGCGCAAAACATCACAACGattaaattaacaaagatcaatATTTCTCAGACTTGGACGCCGATAAGCAAACAATCTTACCTCGGAATGGCCCCGTATTTGAACATTCACGAGGCTCTGCAACACCGTGGCTAGTATCTCTAAATGTGCGTGGACGAGCTGCGTCTCCATGTGCAAACAGTGCAGCGAGAAACAATTCCGCAGTTCAACGTTGGCGATAACGGATTCCTGCGCGACCATCTTGTTCTCCAGATATTCGACAGTGTCAGTCTACGTACAAGTAAGAAAGTTTCTCTTATCGAAAACACAGCGGAAGTCTCTTTACGAAGACGAAGGACGTCTTGAATTTGATTGAATTATGTAAGATAATAACGACCGAGATGACATATTATCAGATATTGTGCCGCATCTCTAGTTAAGTTAAGAGACCTTGGGTAATTTCAGAATAATCACGTAATCACTGCTACACGGTAACGTTCAGGCGAGTTAAGTCACCGGATAAATATACCTGTTCTCCGGGCCGTGGATCATCACCTCAATGGATTTCCACATTGATACTTACATCAGTGCCGCGAATGACTCCTTGCATTTGTCGCTTTTTTAAGGATAGCATGGTAGACAATGCACGCTGATGATCCGCGCTCACTCCGCGCTCGTGCCTTTCGCATAGTATTCTATGAGCCAGGAGAACGTCCTGGAGGAGATTCAGCCTTTCGCAGACCATCGTCTCTTCTCTGACTGCTTGCTGAAGGGCTCTCGTCGACAGCAGGTTGAACTCCCTGCAAAAATGATGTtaacaatttacaatttattgtATAATCCCAGTCAGCCACATCTGCTTCGAGCCGATATCGATTTTACAGCCTGCAATCGTACTCGAAGATGAGTGTGCTATTCGTCTGCTTTGAATTGGACAGCATATATCCTTATTCGGAAATAGATGCATGGTATTCTACTTGCACGGTGTGCCGGAACAACTCGAGGGCAGTTGGAAGGCACACCGTGGCGTCGTTGtagagggcaggtcggtcgcGCTAATGTGGTGGACGTGTTTAATGTTTTTTCTTTGTAGTTAGTatgttttacaatttataatcgTACATTTTAACATTAGGACTATTCGATTAGTCAAAGTGACTTGCTCTTGATTTGTTCTTTTAGGAAGTAGGAAATTGTAAATATGTTTTCGTGAGTATTTAGGGAACTTTtctattgaagtacatatttaaacaagaCCTGGAAGTCCAATTCAAAGCAGCCTCAGAGCATTTTGCTGAAACTACACTTACTTAGAAATGATGTGGAAGCCTTTTTTCATCTCCTGCCAAATGGTGGATCCACCCGTGGCCCAAGAAGTAGTTCCATGTGGCTCCGAGGCTAAATTACTCAGCTGCGTGCCTAATTCCGCCATGTCAACGGCGCAACTGTGCGATCGAATCGCTAAACAATCTGTGATATTTTTCAACCGCGAAACTCCGTGTAGTATTACGCGTATTTGATCGCGACTATTTGCGAATTCGGTCAACGTTTCCGGTGGTACTAATTCCTTCGCTTTCGAGGACAATTCCGAGGTGGCGAACTCGTCTGGTATTCTCCTGAACACTTCGCGGATTCTGTGCTGTGTTTCATCGCCGGTGTAGGTGAAGAAAAATTGTACGATGTGGTCGTTGCCCACTACCGGGTGGCGGGCGATCACCGTCAGGAATCTTAATAGTGATCGTCTTCTTTCTTCTAGGAATTGAGAGTCCGCTGTAACGAGCAAATCGTGGTCCTTAGATTTTTTAACGTAATGATTCCGAAACAAACTCGTGATTTTAGCATATTATTTTCGGTTTTTCGGTAATTATAAATGCAAAGAGCTTTACCTCCCACGATCTTCTTCGGTGGCAACTTTGGTATCAACCTGTACGGAAACCTCGCCAAGAGGAGCTCGTGCAACGACACGAAGTCGTTGTAACGTCGATAAACGATGGAATTAAATCTCTGAAAATAAACTGAATTATTAACAACATGTATTTCTTGTTTTTGAGACTTAAGCTTGTAAGACAAACTACCTTGCTTGTAACTTGGTACTCCACGTGTTTCAAAAAAATTCCCTTCTTCTCGGGCACCAGATTCACTTCTATCGTGTCCAGGTTACAAATGTCCGTGTACGTAAGATTCAATTTCGCTGGATTGTTACCTGAATGCAACCTTTGAGCCAAGAGTGCTACGTCCGAAAGGTCACCAAGAACGGGAATAGGTAATTCTACGAGGCCAACAAGAGACACAACAATGAAATAATCTCTCTGATAcagttttaaaatatttatacagtggaTTTTGATAGTCAGTCAAATACGTGTtttgtaaatacatatattgaaaTGTGGAATGCTAGTGAGAGCATTTAGCTTGTTTTGGCTATGCTGTTCGACTATGCGAAAGATAATGATTGTCGTAGCCGCAACCTCGATACCAGAGAAGACTTCACTGACCTACGGTACTTTGCTACGTGTCCACGATAAAAGCGGAGTTGAAACTCATTCCCAGTCACTTTTCTCGCGGCTGCGTTTCCCGCCACGTTAACTCGCGTAAACGTGACGTTGGAATATCAACGTTAAGTAGGCTAGTTCAAGTAAAATCAACATCTCGGGagttgaaagtcgaacggaaaGCCTGTTTTCAGTTTCCGAAGTACAGGTATGCAATCCTGTTAAGAGA includes the following:
- the Hsepi gene encoding D-glucuronyl C5-epimerase — its product is MMRLNFKTILLIIIVAVLSSILTSWNNCGNPFFLKSTEWKTKFQHRDRQALESGYQEIDCHINGDYSIGCRKEGDEVYIPFSFIHKYFEIYGKLATYDGLERFEWLHSYSKIVNPKGKYDPRGVFMTFENYNVEVRERVKCISGNDGVPISTQWESQGYYYPTQIAQFGLSHYSKNLTEPEPRRKIIEDSDKTKREWTIPQGSILARVFDKHANSHVLKFATPETSTSGITLKLDHVLDFVLKWDFNIKENGSIMVTLQSRERKEIYYLHYITSNTVLQTYNNHVYYGIGQITHQWRRYTRDLVIDLQKGLYLNDKNKKKLSRSKLKMIKITLYGAGMIDNITLSTSEHMEQFYDAARWFVANQNISSGGWSNPVRRKVAPGMATLEPGWYSSMGQGHAISVLARAYYHSNEEKYLQAAIRGLQPFRLSSNKGGVAAVFLDKYVWYEEYPTTPSSFVLNGFIYSLIGLYDLKSIATGRDAEETSRLFSQGMASLKSILTLYDTGSGTTYDLRHFTLKTAPNLARWDYHSTHINQLLLLNSIDNDSIFTTTAERWIGYMNGKRAAHN
- the LOC143214317 gene encoding zinc finger CCHC-type and RNA-binding motif-containing protein 1, which produces MSGGVVPSRSTVYISNLPFSLTNNDIHQLLQTYGKIVKVTVMKDKITRRSRGVAFVLFLNSEDAFACAKGLNNTEIGGRTIKSSIAVDNGRSTEFIRRRDYPDKSQCYECGEEGHLSYNCRNNTLGPRNPPVKKIRIRKKHKTSSSQQSSDCNKDSDNELIEENWEDEVETLSAAIALEQKQKELENSQRAGSKGFDDEYRLNKNPGKRYKKNEYFSDEEDFSE
- the LOC143214315 gene encoding U6 snRNA phosphodiesterase 1 isoform X1, producing MSGLGLISTYSSDSEEDEVIKDSFDDKSEEVSKRLPLPGSIATWKGVPHHEEVNDDPSEHDGRIRSFKHERGNWATLVYIHYEPSDDLLSWMQSLLTELPMKCNIFSDQLHISITRSLILKFHWIDSFVEEIKKLCEQTKQFSLQLLNVRAYCNEDETRTFLGIECIDDKGTLDDFVKNLNVSLAEYELPPFYEDSSYHISFLWCLGNETATLNNLTASLTNKLNQYLAEYTEDRHIHLYVRSYLKSWSRSDHKTRTVRR
- the LOC143214315 gene encoding U6 snRNA phosphodiesterase 1 isoform X2, whose protein sequence is MSGLGLISTYSSDSEEDEVIKDSFDDKSEEVSKRLPLPGSIATWKGVPHHEEVNDDPSEHDGRIRSFKHERGNWATLVYIHFIREKLPQVLVTI
- the LOC143214313 gene encoding sorting nexin-8 isoform X1, which codes for MASTDLSFGCIPAFYREVYEKISSPTSGNVEREVFKSLLVKSQLSSSVLSQIWELVDSKTGYLGRNGLYKGLALVAFAQQAKQPSDKLLENSESQELPIPVLGDLSDVALLAQRLHSGNNPAKLNLTYTDICNLDTIEVNLVPEKKGIFLKHVEYQVTSKRFNSIVYRRYNDFVSLHELLLARFPYRLIPKLPPKKIVGADSQFLEERRRSLLRFLTVIARHPVVGNDHIVQFFFTYTGDETQHRIREVFRRIPDEFATSELSSKAKELVPPETLTEFANSRDQIRVILHGVSRLKNITDCLAIRSHSCAVDMAELGTQLSNLASEPHGTTSWATGGSTIWQEMKKGFHIISKEFNLLSTRALQQAVREETMVCERLNLLQDVLLAHRILCERHERGVSADHQRALSTMLSLKKRQMQGVIRGTDTDTVEYLENKMVAQESVIANVELRNCFSLHCLHMETQLVHAHLEILATVLQSLVNVQIRGHSELAEVWKLIEPTIMKCLPEKSTSGSNGIS
- the LOC143214313 gene encoding sorting nexin-8 isoform X2; its protein translation is MASTDLSFGCIPAFYREVYEKISSPTSGNVEREVFKSLLVKSQLSSSVLSQIWELVDSKTGYLGRNGLYKGLALVAFAQQAKQPSDKLLENSESQELPIPVLGDLSDVALLAQRLHSGNNPAKLNLTYTDICNLDTIEVNLVPEKKGIFLKHVEYQVTSKRFNSIVYRRYNDFVSLHELLLARFPYRLIPKLPPKKIVGADSQFLEERRRSLLRFLTVIARHPVVGNDHIVQFFFTYTGDETQHRIREVFRRIPDEFATSELSSKAKELVPPETLTEFANSRDQIRVILHGVSRLKNITDCLAIRSHSCAVDMAELGTQLSNLASEPHGTTSWATGGSTIWQEMKKGFHIISKEFNLLSTRALQQAVREETMVCERLNLLQDVLLAHRILCERHERGVSADHQRALSTMLSLKKRQMQGVIRGTDTDTVEYLENKMVAQESVIANVELRNCFSLHCLHMETQLVHAHLEILATVLQSLVNVQIRGHSEVRLFAYRRPSLRNIDLC